CTTCCCGCCGCGCCCGACGTCAGACCGGACCTCTAAGACGTCAGTACGGAGCCCTGCAGTGACTCCGGTCATCCAGAGCCCAGGGCCGAAAGCGGCGAAGGATGGTTCTCCAAGCCTGGAAGAGATCGTTCGCATCGCCCATGAAGCCGGCCATTCCGATGTGCACCTGGGGGTTGGAGAAGTCCCGCGCTACCGAGCCCGAGGGGACATCCAGGGCACGGAATGGCCCGTGACCGATGCCGATGTTTTTCAGGGATGGCTCCAGGAAATCCTGACGCCTCAGCAAATCGATGCCTTCATCAGCGACAAGGAATTTGACGGCTCCCATGCTTTCGCCTTCGTGCGCGTGCGCATCAACCTGATGGATTCGCTGCGGGGGCCGGCAATGGTGCTGCGCCTGATTCCGCAGACAATCCTCAGCATGGAGCAGCTGAATCTCCCAAGCGTGCTGGAAGGTCTCGCGGCCCGTCCGAAGGGACTGATCCTGGTGACTGGACCGACAGGGTCTGGCAAGAGCACAACGCTGGCGGCCATGATCGATTGGATCAACCGCAACGAAGCTCGACACATCCTCACGATCGAGGACCCCGTGGAATTCGTGCACGAAAGTCGTAAGTCCCTCATCCGTCATCGCGAAGTGGGGTTGCACACGCTGAAGTTCCACAACGCATTACGGGCTGCCTTGCGGGAAGACCCGGATGTGATCTTGGTGGGCGAAATTAGGGATCAAGAAACGCTATCCACGGCGCTCGAAGCCGCGCAGACCGGCCATCTGGTCTTCGGAACGCTTCACACCAATTCAGCGGTCAAGACCGTGGAACGGGTCCTTGGCATGTATCCCCCTGAAGAGCAAGAGAGCGTGCGCCGGTCGTTGTCAGAGGCACTGATCGGAGTGATTGCCCAGGGACTGATCAAGACCACCGATGGGAAGCGGGCGGCTTATCACGACATCCTGATCAACACAGACGCCTGCAAGGACTACATCCAGCGGGGGGCCCTCGATGAGGTGGAGGAAATCATGGAACGCAGCGGCTTCGACGGGATGGTGACGACCAATCAATCCCTTCTTGCCCTGGTGGAGGCGGATCGCATCGAGGGAGATCAGGCTGTTGCCGTGAGCCTCAAACCCAATGAGCTAGCTCAAGCCCTACGGGGCCGGAGCTGATCAGCCTCCGCTGAACACGCGAACCAGCAGAACGACAGCGATCCCGGCAGACAGGCCGATCATCGCCAGGCGACCGTTCCAGATCTCAGCCTGAGGAGTGAAGCCCCGCTTCCAAGCATTCAGTTCTTCAGCCTCCACTGGCGCCGGGGAATCTGATCTGGATTCGGGTTGGTCCACGACGCTGGTGCCGAAGAGTGGGCACAAGCCTAAAAGGCTTTCTTAAAAGGGTGGATCTGTTGCATAAAGAGCATTGGCCTGGTCCAAGGGCCAGCGAGGGGCGACCCCGGATTCAAGAGACGTCGAGCCTGTGTTCTGGCTCAGGCGCATCAAGGCCGCTGCACCGATCATCGCGGCGTTGTCTGTGCAGTACGCGAGAGGAGCGATTGAGACAGCAATTCCCCGCTCCTGCCCGCGTTCAAGCATGCACTGGCGCAGGCGGCGGTTCGCCGCGACACCGCCCACCATCACCAGTTGGCCAACACCATGGTCTTCAGCACAGCGGAGGCTGCGCTGCACAAGAACATCGGCCACCACCTGTTCGAAGCTGGCGGCCAGGTCTGCAAGAGGCAGTGGATCCGCTGTCTGTCGGAGTGTTTCGACCGTGCGGAGCATGGCGGTCTTGAGCCCACTAAACGAAAAGTCGTAGGGATGGAACCCCCCGCCGGGCAATGAAATCCGACCCTTAGGCAACTTGAAACATGTTGGATCACCCGTTTCAGCAACGGCCTGAATAGCTGGGCCTCCGGGGTAACCAAGATCCAGTAAGCGAGCCACCTTGTCGAAGGCTTCGCCAGCGGCATCGTCATGACTTCGACCAAGACGCTTCATGCCCCCGTCAACGGCCACAAAAATCAGTTCGGTGTGACCTCCACTGACCAGCAGCACCAGATAGGGAGCCTGAGGAGGGTCCTCTCCAAGCATCACCGAGGCCAGATGGCCCTCCAGATGGTGGATGCCAAGAAAGGGACGCCGGTGCAATGCCGCCAGAGTGCGGCCGGTCACCGACGCCACCATCAGAGCCCCGGCCAACCCCGGCGTGATCGTGGCTGCAATGGCATCCAGCTGACCCAAGGCCAGACCAGCCTCATCAACAACCGCCGCAATCAACCCAGGCAGGGCCTCAACATGGCGACGGGAGGCGATTTCTGGCACAACGCCACCCCAGCGAGCGTGCTCCTCCACCTGGGATGCAATCCGTGAGGCCAGCACTTCAATCCGACCGTCGTCATCACGACGAAGAACCGCAGCAGCGGACTCGTCACAACTTGTTTCGAGGGCAAGCACCGCATGCATCGAAGTGATGCCCCTCCCCTACTCTCCGACTTGTGACATCTTGCCCTTTCGGGGCACCGTTCAGAGGAATCGTTCCGATGCGTCGTCTCTTCGCCGTCGTGCTTTCAGCACTCCTGGTGTTCGGCTTCGCCCCCGTCGCGAAGGCGGATGTGGCTGGCCTCACACCTTGCTCAGAAAGTGCTCGCTTCCAGCAGCGTGCAGCTGCTGCCACAACGCCTCAGGCCAAAGCTCGCTTCGAGATGTACAGCAAAGCATCTTGTGGAGCAGATGGACTTCCCCATCTGATCGTTGATGGTCGCTGGAGCCATGCCGGGGATTTTGTCTATCCCGGGATCATGTTCCTGTACATCACCGGATGCATTGGTTGGGCTGGTCGTGAGTACCTGAAAGCCACCCGCGGCAAAAATGCCGCCAACTACGAAATTTTCATCGATCGCAGCATCGCCATCAAGAGCCTTTTGGCAGCAGCCACTTGGCCGCTGGCTGCTTTTGGTGAATTCACCAGCGGCAAGCTGCTCGAAGACGACAGCAAGGTGACTGTTTCACCTCGCTGATTAATACGACTTCAAACATTGCCTTCTCAGAAATGAACAAATTTCTTACAGCCGCACCTGTCGTTGCAGCCATCTGGTTCACAGCCACTGCTGGAATCCTGATCGAGTGGAATCGCTTCTTCCCCGATCTTCTGTTTCACCCAATGTGATTCACCTGGTGAACTTTCACCTACGTAGGGAACCTTCGGGTTCCCTTTTTTATGTCTTGAACGTTCCAAGCAGCAACGTTCAAGACAGCAACGTCGGGATCAGCTCAACTCCATCAGCGTCTCCACCTGCTGCAAAGCTGATTCAAGATCATCGTTGGTCACGACAGCATCGAATTCATGTTGAGCTTTGAGCTCCTCTTGAGCCCTGATCAAGCGGCGCTCAATGGCCTGCTCAGAGTCGGTTCCTCGCCCACGAATCCGTCGCTCCAATTCCTCAAAGCTGGGGGGAGCCAGAAAAATCTGGAAGCCGTCCGGGAAACTGCGACGCACCTGGCGAGCTCCCTCCAACTCAATCTCCAAGAGCACGGGGCGCCCCCCAGCCATCTGTTCCTCAACAGGATGGCGAGGTGTGCCATAGCAATTCCCCGCGAATTCCGCCCACTCCAAAAAACCCCCTTCAGCCACCAAGGCCTCAAAAGCAGCACGGCTGTGGAAGAAGTAGTTGATGCCGTCCTGCTCGCCCTGACGCGGGGAACGGGTGGTTGCCGAGACAGACAACCAGATCTTGGGATGGCGTTCCAGAAGCTGGTTCACCAGCGTTCCCTTGCCGACACCGCTCGGCCCCGTGATCAAGGTGAGCTTTCCACTGGTGGACATCGCGGCGTCTGCGTGGGTCAGCAGAGTAGGAAGCACCACTGCCGCACCCGGTGCTCCCGGTGATCGCCTCCACCAGCCTTCAGCCCATGGATCTCACCACGCTTCGCGCGGTGCTCTGGGATCTGCGTCCAAGGCTGGTGCCCAGCCGTTTCGAAAAGGCCCAACAACCTGACCCGGGAACGATTCAACTGGGCTGTCGCAGCCTGAAAGGGATGGTATGGCTGGAACTCAGCTGGCAAGCCGAGGCACCTCGGCTGGTCGAGGTCAACCCTCCACCGCGCAGCGGCAGCGGCAGCACCTTCGCGCAACAGTTGCAGCACAGCCTCCGTCAGCTGGCTCTCGTCGAACTCCACCAAAGCGGATTTGAGCGAGTCGTGGAATTCCGTTTCGC
This genomic interval from Synechococcus sp. UW69 contains the following:
- a CDS encoding type IV pilus twitching motility protein PilT; translated protein: MTPVIQSPGPKAAKDGSPSLEEIVRIAHEAGHSDVHLGVGEVPRYRARGDIQGTEWPVTDADVFQGWLQEILTPQQIDAFISDKEFDGSHAFAFVRVRINLMDSLRGPAMVLRLIPQTILSMEQLNLPSVLEGLAARPKGLILVTGPTGSGKSTTLAAMIDWINRNEARHILTIEDPVEFVHESRKSLIRHREVGLHTLKFHNALRAALREDPDVILVGEIRDQETLSTALEAAQTGHLVFGTLHTNSAVKTVERVLGMYPPEEQESVRRSLSEALIGVIAQGLIKTTDGKRAAYHDILINTDACKDYIQRGALDEVEEIMERSGFDGMVTTNQSLLALVEADRIEGDQAVAVSLKPNELAQALRGRS
- a CDS encoding chlorophyll a/b-binding protein, translating into MDQPESRSDSPAPVEAEELNAWKRGFTPQAEIWNGRLAMIGLSAGIAVVLLVRVFSGG
- the tsaD gene encoding tRNA (adenosine(37)-N6)-threonylcarbamoyltransferase complex transferase subunit TsaD, which gives rise to MHAVLALETSCDESAAAVLRRDDDGRIEVLASRIASQVEEHARWGGVVPEIASRRHVEALPGLIAAVVDEAGLALGQLDAIAATITPGLAGALMVASVTGRTLAALHRRPFLGIHHLEGHLASVMLGEDPPQAPYLVLLVSGGHTELIFVAVDGGMKRLGRSHDDAAGEAFDKVARLLDLGYPGGPAIQAVAETGDPTCFKLPKGRISLPGGGFHPYDFSFSGLKTAMLRTVETLRQTADPLPLADLAASFEQVVADVLVQRSLRCAEDHGVGQLVMVGGVAANRRLRQCMLERGQERGIAVSIAPLAYCTDNAAMIGAAALMRLSQNTGSTSLESGVAPRWPLDQANALYATDPPF
- a CDS encoding Photosystem I reaction center subunit III encodes the protein MRRLFAVVLSALLVFGFAPVAKADVAGLTPCSESARFQQRAAAATTPQAKARFEMYSKASCGADGLPHLIVDGRWSHAGDFVYPGIMFLYITGCIGWAGREYLKATRGKNAANYEIFIDRSIAIKSLLAAATWPLAAFGEFTSGKLLEDDSKVTVSPR
- the psaJ gene encoding photosystem I reaction center subunit IX yields the protein MNKFLTAAPVVAAIWFTATAGILIEWNRFFPDLLFHPM
- the gmk gene encoding guanylate kinase, translating into MSTSGKLTLITGPSGVGKGTLVNQLLERHPKIWLSVSATTRSPRQGEQDGINYFFHSRAAFEALVAEGGFLEWAEFAGNCYGTPRHPVEEQMAGGRPVLLEIELEGARQVRRSFPDGFQIFLAPPSFEELERRIRGRGTDSEQAIERRLIRAQEELKAQHEFDAVVTNDDLESALQQVETLMELS